The following coding sequences are from one Ignavibacteriota bacterium window:
- a CDS encoding glyoxalase, whose protein sequence is MESLTPNIFVKDINETIEFYKLLGFTLTMTVPEEGDFVWAMMNNGNVTIMFQTFGSLGEELPNISRQDGGSLLLYIKVSNVRELFQKVQSNVTILKGLEKTFYGATEFSILDINNYILTFAQDE, encoded by the coding sequence ATGGAAAGCCTGACACCAAACATCTTCGTCAAGGATATCAACGAGACAATTGAGTTTTACAAATTGCTCGGCTTCACATTGACCATGACCGTACCGGAAGAGGGAGACTTCGTTTGGGCGATGATGAACAACGGAAACGTTACTATCATGTTTCAAACATTCGGGAGCCTCGGAGAGGAGTTGCCGAATATCAGCAGGCAGGATGGCGGTTCGTTGCTTTTGTATATCAAGGTGAGTAACGTTCGTGAATTGTTTCAAAAGGTTCAAAGCAATGTGACCATTCTGAAAGGATTGGAAAAAACTTTTTACGGCGCCACCGAGTTCTCAATCCTTGACATCAATAACTATATCTTGACGTTTGCGCAAGATGAGTGA